The genomic region GTGGTCCGATGGTCCCTGGTGGCCGGACGGCGGCGGACAGAGCTGCTGCAAGCCGGCGGGTCGGGGACGGGTCAGGGACAGCTCAGGGGAGAGGGAGAGAGTCCGGGAGAGGGAGAAAAGAAAATGGGTTGGGTTTTCCAACCGGTTCCACCATCCCAAATCATTTAAACCCAACATCAAAATAACACCACAAAATAAATACCCCAATAAAAATTACCTTTTACTAGCTAAAATTACCATTTTTACCGTCGTCACATTTTTCTCCTACTAATAAATCCTCCGAAATAATCGTCCCTTAAAACCCCTCTAGGGACCAATTACACTATAACTTCATTGACGGAGATGGTGAAATTCTTATTATAATCAAGCTAGTAAATAAGGTAAAAATTTAAGGGTCGGGATGTGACATTAGTAACTAAAATACTATACGTTATCACAATACCCTTAACTAGCCCTTAGTTCAAGGGAGGACAACTTTCCAAAGTCATTGAACTTAGAGACCCAAAATGGCTGCCTCTAATCCTCAAATCCTAACCCAACCTCTACCAAGCCTAATAACAAACTTAAAGTCCTAACATACGAACATTGCTCACAACCTAGAAATTCTACATCTCAATAAGCTCACCACAACAAGAGCTATCCAAAACACAGCAACCAAAGCCACAAACCCTACCAGACGCGCTGCCACGCGTCATCACAAGCGGCAACGAGTGGGCCCCACGTGCCTCCATGAACTTCCGATTTTGAGAAAACTCTCAACAGTAAAGTTGAAGCTTGAAGCAAGGGGAACAACTTTCATACCTGAGGCTTCAACCAATTTTGGCCGGAACCGGCCAGAAACTGCCCCGAAACCCTAACCCGAAATCACACCTCAAACCTGCAAAACCGGCCTCAAAACCTCAAAAACTCACTTCAATCTATGCCTAGCCACAACTAGAAGGAGGAGGGGATCAAGACTCACCTAAGGATGCCCCTCGTCGCCGCCGGAAACGGCGAGTCCGACCAGAGACGCAGCAGCCCTCTTTCCGGCAACACAGCTCCGGATCTGGCGTGCCACACTGAGCAGCAGCTGCCCAGCCTTAAAGAGAGCACTTGTGGGAGTCTAATGGGACCGGTGGCGGTCCAATCGGTGGCCGAATGGTGGTGCTAGCTCCGGCAGGAGTTGGGTTCTCGGGGAAGCTTAGGAGAGGAAGAGGGAGAAGAGAGAGAAGAGAGAAAAGAGAGGGAAGAGAGAGAGAAAAAAAAGAGGTTGACTTGTTTTTAGGGTTTCCAAAAACATCCCACACACATTTTTCTACTTATACTCTTTTCAAACCCGGAAACATACTTCCTCTGAACATAACTTCTTCATACGACATCTGTTTCAGACGTGCCGCTTGTCTACGAACTCGTATCGACAAACTCTACAACTTTCGTGAATGAAGTTTTTGAAGATAATTTACGGAAAATAAAGTCAGCTTTTGGTCTCTTAAAAGTCAAAGCATCTTAAATTAAACTCCCGAAACTTCAACTTCGCATAAACCAAAGAATTTTCATAAATAATCATTCATTAAATATAGGAATAATACAAGGAAAATTGATATGAAAATCTAGGGTATTACAATCTACCCCCCTTAAAGGAATTTTGCCCCGAAATTCAAAGATACTAACCCAAAAACAACTTGGGGTATTTAGCCCTCATGTCCGACTCTAACTCCCAAGATGCATCACCCTCATCATGATGACTCCAACACACCTTAACCAAATCGACTTCCTTCCTTCGAAGCCTCTTGGTTGATCTATCCAAGATTCGAACCGGTTCAACAACAAAGGTTGCATCTGCATTCACCTTGATAGAACTATAGTCAATGACATGTGATGCATCCGAAATATACTTCCTTAATAAGGACACATGAAACACATTGTGTATCCCGGACATGATAGGAGGTAAGGCAAGCCGATAAGCCAAATCTCCTACTTTCTCCAAAATCTCAAAAGGCCCTACATACCTAGGAGCCAACTTCCCCCTCTTGCCAAATCTCACCACCCCTTTAGTAGGTGAGACTTTCAAGAACACATGATCCCCAACATCAAACTCTACTTGCCTCCTCTTCAAGTCGGCATAGCTTTTTTGCCTGCATTGCGCCGTTCAGATCCTATCTCGGATAATAGAGACATTCTCAGTCGTCTCTTGAACAATATCAGGACCCAACAGCTCACTACCACCCACCTCCGCCCAACAAATAGGTGATCTACACGGCCTCCCATAGAGTGCCTCATATGGTGCCATGCCGATACTAAAGTGATAGCTATTATTGTAGGCAAACTCAATCAATTGGAGGTGATCCTCACAACCTCCCTTGAAGTCTATGACACAAGCCCTCATCATATCTTCTAACACCTGATTCACCCGCTCAGTCTGAGGGTGAAATGCTATGCTCATGTCTAAGGTAGTACCCATGGCTTTCTGAAAGCCACCCCAAAACTTTGAAGTGAATCGGGGGTCTCGATCTGAAACAATCGAAGTAGGCACTCCATGAAGCCTCACTATCTCCTTCACATACAACTTGCACAAATTAACCATCTACCATGTACGACATTGACACAGGAAGGAAATGTGGTGACTTCGTCAAACAGTCCACAATCACCCATTTATCGTTTTCCGGTGATCCTCGGCGAGGCCGCTGAATTCCAGTTTCCGGCGAGATTGACTTTATTTGAAGTTTCGGGTGATCTCGCCGGAAAACTGAAATTCGGCGGACTCGCCGGGGAGGGAAAGTGATCGGGGACGCTGGTGGAGTTTGCTGGGATGGAAGCGAGCCGTCGTTGGCGCCGGACGGTGGCGAACGAAGCTCCATGCGCACTTACGCACGTGCGCTTCATATCCGGGCCTATATATATATATATATATATATATATATATATAGGAGACATGAAGTGTCACACCTCAACTCGAGTAAAGGGTGAGACAAGTTGGTATCAGAGCACGATATTGTTGTTTGAATTAAATGCGGATGATATTGAGATCTTGAATTGATTACGATATGTCTATATTGGAAAGCATGCAACTCGAGTAAAGGGTGTGACATGAAGATAGAAAATGGTAGGCAAAATCATATGATGCAAAGCAATGAAGGTTAACAAAACTTCAGTCTTCAGATTCATTGATATTGTTTCGAACTTTCGATACAAACTCAGGCCAAAGAGGACTGTCAACAAAGCATGAACATTGTTACAATACTCTGTCTGTGGAGGTGTACTGTAATCGCATACATAATAAATTAATAACAGTACAATGCATCAATTTTTTTTTTTAACTAAATAGAGTTTCAGGCGATATTAGCTCTTCTGTAACAGCCCATTTCGGGCGACAGTAAATTCAGATGTTTGTATAAATCTGGAAAGTCTGAATATTATCAGGGACAGCTTCTATTAATTATTCAGGATTATTAAGGATTATTTTGTGCTACTGTTCAATAATCACTTCAGTTTCAGAAGCTCCAAGTTTACTTCTTATTTCACAAGTACAATAATATAGTCGCAAGTTACAGAACTGGCATTACTCTGGTTTACCAGCAAGGATGCGACGCCGTTTCAGGTTGGAGGGGACAACTCCGGATCCCCTAGACTCCATGGTAAGCATCTTTAAAGAAATTTTTCGTAGATAATCCGACTGCAAAGAGAGATTCGCACAAAACTAAGATTATAGATGAAGCTATAACACATTTCAATACAAAGAGGGAGTTGTAAAACAAACAGTAGCACACCATGCAACTGAACTACATATCATAAAGTGTATGTAGCATATAGCTATTAAAACCCAAAGAGTCATGGAAGTACCTGGCTTGATGCAGCAGCATATACCTTTTCCTCAAACCTTGCAGCAATTCTATGTAGTTCATGTAACCCCTCTTGGCCTGAGAAGGGGAGATGCCTCTTCAACGTATCAAGTCTTTACATGCAATACATGTAGCAAGTCAATGACAATGACCATGTAGAAATCAACATCAACGGACTTAAACAAAATTAGACTGAAGAATACACAAACGAATGGCATTGTCCAAAAAGAATAATATAAAAACCATAATGGACAAAATAATACTCCTTTAGCTTTCATGTCCACATCAGGCCAAAGGCATAAGCATTTGAAAACAATTCTAGTCTCACAAAAAGGGTAAATGACTGATATATGATTCAATGTTAGTATTTTCAATACATCCGGCCAGTTGAATATTGATCTGTACAAAAAATATGATGAATCATCTGATTTTATCATACAGCTACTCGTTTTCTGCTATAAATCCATTATAACCCTAAAGCTGCACTCTTTTGATTAGTGCCTCAGTAATTGAGATTTCCTTATATGCTCAACAAACTATGACCCCAACTGTCTTTGATACAAAAAGCTACTGAAAGGGAACCATCAATTAGTCTTCTACTAGTGCTGGGAAGTTCCCACATAAACACTCTTATGGGATGAACAAAGTAACATGCTTTCAGAAAAATAGATCCCCTTCAAAACCATTGTTCATGACACAAAGAGAGTTGAAAAGTAGAAAAAGAAACATTACAAGTGTTATGTATATCTGCAGATTAGAGTGTTCTTATGTTTAACATGAAAATTTAGGATCCTAAGAGCTATGGAAATACGAGGGCTGTAAGCAGCAGAAGGGATCGTTTTCTCAATTTTTCATCTAATTCCTCTTCATATCATAGAAATTGAGATGCCTAATCAGTACATCCAATCATTACATGTTATAGGTTAATGATCATCAAGGTATAGAAATACTTAAATAGAAATGATAAATTCTTAGTAAACAATGTATTTATCATTTTTCTTCCATTCCAAACATACTTACATCTTGTTGGCAATTCTTTGCCTTGAATCCGGCCTTATGTCCATCCTCCAATCACCGGCTTCATTCGAGGCTTCTCTAGCTTGTGAAGGCCTCTGATCACTGTTGATATTGGCATCCATCAAAATTTTTAAAAAAAAATTAGTACACTTGGAAATTCTTCCCGGACTTCTAAATGACACCCAACAATCTACTCGTAACACCCAAGGCCAGTATTACATTTAAAATGTACTAATTCTCTGTGGTTCAAGACTTCAAGTAGCTCCTCTTGGTCAGAGAAGAAGACATGTCTCTTCAAAAGATCTAGACTGAAGAATACAGTGAACAAGGGACTGAACAGCGAAATGAACAAATAGTACATAGTAAATGTTCATATAAGACCAGAAAGAAGGAATAAGCAGTTGGTAACAATATCTAGTCTCAGGAAAAGGGCAATGACTTATGTATGATTCAAGGTCAGTATATTCAACCATCCACCTTGATATTAATCTGAGCATCATCGAATTTTGTCATGTCCCTCAAGCTGCACTCAAGCTTAGTCTGTACTTATTTAACCATCATATCCCACAAGCTGCACGCTTTCAGTTAGTACCTCTGTAATTGAAATCCTCCTGTTCATTAAACTATGACCGAACTGTCTCTAATATAAGAAGCTACTGAAAGGGAACCATCAATCATCTACTAGTTTGGGGTACTTCCCACATAAACACTCTTATGGCATGAACAAATTAACACGCTTTTAGAAAAACAGATCGATTCAAAAACTACTACGCCATTATCAATGACACAAAGAGAGTTAAAAGCAGAGAGACCAAAAATACAACTGTAATGTATATGTGCACATTAGAGTACTCCTATGTTTAACATGAAAATTGATGAAGCAGGAGTATGATTCTCTTTCTTAAACCACAGAACTATTTTTTCTGGTTTCGTCTAGTTCCTCTTGATATCATAGAAACTGAGAGGCCTAATCAGTACATTCAATCATTACATGTAATAAGTTAATGACCATGAAGGCATAGGGATTCTTAACTATTAACATGCAGCAACATTGAATTCTTAGTAAACAATGTATTACTTATTTTCTTACTTTCCAAACATGCATACTTACATCATGTTGACAACTACTCTTTGCCTTGAATGTGCCATAAAGTTAATCCTCCAATCGTCGGCGTCACTCAAGGCTTCTCCACCCTGTGGAGGCCTCTGACCACTGTTGATATTGGCATCAAGGACATGAAGTCGTTCCAAGTTGGACGGGGGACTGGTTGCAACTTTCTTGGCCTCCATGGTAAGCATCTTAATACAAATACGTCGTAGATAATCTGTCTGGAAAAAAAAAAAATTGCACAATACTGTGATAGTATACGGAACAATAGTACGTCACTGATACAAGGAGATTTGATTTATAAACGGTAGCACACTATGCAAGCGAAATACATATCACAATGTGTAAGTACCTGGCTTGATGCAGCAGCATATACCTTTTCCTCAAACCTTGCAGCAATTCTATGTAGTTCATGTAACCCCTCTTGGCCTGAGAAGGGGAGATGCCTCTTCAACGTATCAATTCTTTACATGCAATACATGTAGCAAAGGGTTATGTATATCTGCACATTAGAGTGCTCTTATGTTTAACATGAAAATAAAGGATCCTAAGAGCTATGGAAATACGAGGGCTGCAGAATGAATCTTTTTTCTCAATTTTTCGTCTAATTCTTCTTCTTATCATAGAAACTGAGATGCCTAATCAGTACATCCAATCATTACATCTTAAAAGTTAATGATCATAGAAATACTTAAACAGCAATGATAAATTCATAGTAAGAAATGTACATATTTCTTATTTTCTTACATTCCAAACATACTTACATCTTGTTGACAATTCTTTGCCTTGCATCTGGCATCAAGTCATTCCTCCAATCGGCGGCCTCATTCGAGGCTTCTCCAGCCTGTGGAGGCCTCTGTTCACTATTGATATCGGCATCCATCCAAATCTAACAATCAAAATTACCGAAGATGAATTGCAAAACCAGATAAAAACTGCAACAACAATCAGAACCAAGAGTAAATCAAATCATCCCGATACTTGGATCATCATGACTGAAAGAACTTTGAGATTATTACCTAAGAGAGGTAGAGAGGAAGATCCGAAGATACAGGGGTTGACCGACTCAAATGAAGAATCATATAATCGTGCTGTGGACTATACTATCTTCTTGGTTACCTTTATAGAAAATGAACCTGCTATTTTTTTTTAACCAATTCTATTATCATAAAATTAGCAAAATAAACTTGATTCTCCTCTCTCTCTCTCNNNNNNNNNNNNNNNNNNNNCTCTCTCTCTCTCTCTCTCTCTCTCTCTCTCTCTCTCTCTCTCTCTCTCTCTCTCTCTCTCACTTTATTCTATTATCATAAACCTCTTGATCCACCTAGACAAAAGCTTCCCAAAAAGAAAAGATGATTCGTGGAAATGGGAGTCGACAAAAAGAAAGTCGGTATAATTGAACTTAAACTTCATTTTCCTTTTCACTTTCGTTTTTGATTTACTTTCTTCGGTTGACAGAGTTAAGTGGCTGTTAGATGAGTTGGAATGAAGTGACAGTTGTCAACAAATGAATGGAGAGAAAATCGGGGTAAGAGTTGGGGTGGTAAACTGCAACAGACCTTAGCCGCCAACCCTTGTTTAGTCTTTATTTACGGTATGTGCTGTTGTTAAAATTTTTTTATTTATTTACTATTTTTTAATTTAGAATAGTGTTGTTTGTTTGTGGGCCTAAAACATTTTCTTAGTTATAGATTTATAACCTCTATACCAGTGATACTCGCGTGTCAAAAATGTTTCTAATATGTAGCTTTTTTTTTTTTCTCATTTGTAACTGTTTTTTTTTTTGTATTTTTTCATTTTATGAAGTTAGTGGGTGGTGAGGATTGAAGAGTTTCTTGGCAGTTATAACTCTCACTCGTTGCAGTTATTTTTTTCTCATTTTTCTTTTCTCAGTTATATCTTTTTTTATTTATCTTGTTCTTTTATTTTGTATTTTATCTCTTTACCGTAATAACCTTCGAGTTTTGTTGTAAGGATAATGTGATAGCTGGGCATTTTAATGAATTTGGTGGATTGGGCTTTTACTTTTAACTAGGATTTTTGATACTCCCCAACAGTTTACTCTTCGCAAATCCCTAGCCTAGTAAAATCTTGCTCTGTGATATCAGCTATGACGTTGAGCAGTATCTTGCGCTCCGCCATAAAATACAAACCCTCCTCCGCCGCCGCCAAACTCTTCTCCGCTTCCGGTAAGCTTTATCAATCTTAACTCTTTCCGTCACTTTTTGTAAGCAAAATGGAGAATTGAAACCCTATATAACTGGAATTGAGCTGGAATGGTGTTTGTTGATTCTTATTTATTCCGTGCGCTCTAACGGAGCTAACTCTCCCGTTTCAAAATCAAAATATCGATGTGGAATCCTCTATCTTTCTTGCTAGTGGTAGTCATGGTCTCAAAAGTGTAGCAGTGGTAATTATTCTTTTTCAGTGGATTCGTATGTGTCATGCATCATTGTAGTTTCAGGTGCTGCTTCTCCTCCTATTCGAGAAATCAATGATGCAGAATCGTTGGGGAAGAAGAACAAGACATGTGACTTACCAAGGCTCCCAGTTTTACCCCATACTGCGAGGCCATTGTCTCGGGAAAAAGGAATGTGGCTTTTCTCCATCCAAGTGGGTTACATGGACAAATGCGAAAGATCCGAAACTCTCAAAGAATGTAATCAAATGATAAAAAGATGCATACAGAGGGCTGGGATTGCTACTAATGAAACAGGTTCCGCTACACAAATGGAAGCGGCTTTGATAATATTTAAGTCAATGAAGGACTGGGGTTTGCCGCTTGAAGAGGAAACTTATGGTCCATTACTTGAATATCTTATTGACAAGCAGATGTTAGATTATTTTCACAATTTCCTCGAGGTTATTGAGAATGAAAACCCTTCTTCATGTTCAAGAATAAGACACTATCAGAAGTTGTTCTTGAGGAAACAGTATGATAAACTTGTTCAAGAGCAGTATGATGCCTTTGTGAGTTATGATGGAGATCCCAAGTCACTTCTACCAGGTAAGTGCAAACACTTTCCAAGCTATCTATTATTTTATTTTACCAGGTAAGTGCAAGCACTTTCCAAACTATCTATTCTTGATCAGGTCTTTTTTTTTNTTTTTTTCTTTCCACAACTCCTTGNGNTGTGNGTTNTTTGATTAATTAGTACGTACAACGAACTAGAATATATATATATATATATATATATATATAGATCTTGTTATTTTGGCTTGCTTAGTCGTGAAAAATTTGAGAATGCTGGATTGCTCACTTATTTACAGAGAACGGAATCTTGGATATTGATATTGAAAATTTGAAATAAATATTTTACCTTTTAAAAGAAGTGAATGACACCATCATTTTGTTATCAACTCTCTATACAAATACATGTATATATTATGCCGATATCAATTCTAACTGAATATTCGGATAACAACTCTGTGGATGATGTGGTTGCAATTTACTGTAATACTCGAGTGGTGTGTCAAGCATTTATCATATCAAATGTGTCCACTATTGATACGTAGTGCATCTGTAATCTGGATTTGAAAAATGCATACTGGCCTTTTCTAAACCCTGTTCAATTTTTATCACAAAGAGCCAACGGAGGATATTTTGTTGGTGCTTTGTGGAAGTGGCCAGACGAAGGATTTTGTGCAGCTATTAGATAGTACGGACATCACAAAGTTCTCATCAGTAGATGTTGCACGTGTCTCTAGATGCTTTGAAAGGCTCCTATTGGAGTCTACTGCAGAGAAGGTTCTTCTGGAATTTAAAGCATGTGGTATGTCCATTCTGTAGACTCCATATTTTGCGTTGCATTTTTTTTAAGAATCAGTAATTGAAAATTCAATGCTTGAATAAAGTAGTATATGATTCACATCCAAAACCAATTGACAATGGGTGGAGTAGCCCAAACCCTTATAAACCCACAGGTCTCATATTCCCATATACCCTTATAACTGATTTTTTATAGACCTTGATTAGTGGTACATTAATTCTGTAGTATTTGACATATACTATCTGAAATTGCTTATAGATAGTGACATCGTTATTTGGTTGATGCAGACTGTGCAGCAGGGAATACTTCAATCTTGATTTATCGCTATGTTCTTGGCATTCCAAATTTAACGGTGAGCACCTTCTCATGAATGTTTCTGGTAACTTTCTGAAGTCCACAATTACAGGAGGCACTTCTGTTTTTCATGCAATTTGCTCTATTGTAAAAGTTGCTCTATGTCTTATACTAACTGTTATTAGTATTAATATTATTGTCAGTACCTTTTTCATTGCTATAAGGATGATAAGGCCATGGCCAGACATCACTGTGTTGGCCTTGCCGCTTTTGGAGAACTATACCCACAAGATGTACACGTAGTATATAAATGTGCATATCCTTTTAGAGAATAGGCGTACACATCTTGAACGAGGCATCTGCCATGAATGAGGCATACACCATGAATGTGGGTTGTGCAGCAGAGAGATGCTAATAAAAGGACTGAATGTCTGGTTGGGATCTTTTCAAGTTCTTGTATTTAAAATTTGAACTCTCCCCATGGTTTTAAGGGCCATGAGAATTCGGTTTTATGGGCATTTGGTAGGAAAAGGGGATGTGATTGAGGACTAGCTTTTTCCAGCTTTTCATTCCTTAGATCTTTAACAGACTCTATTTTGACTCTTAGATATTTGGAGTGTGTTTAGCTTTTTTTGAATAATTTAGGAGCTCCAGCAGACTAGCCAAAGTTGATCTATTATGACTTTTAGCTATCTCACTAGCTAAATATAGAGAGCGAGATAAGTGAGGCTCTCTATAATTTAATATATTCCTTTAAAGATATTTTATGTGATACATAAATACAATTAAACTATTTAATATTCATTTGAAGAATAATATTAATTCAATACTAGCTAAAATAAAGAGCATTGATGCACACGTATTTCTAAAGTAGCTAGCCAAAATGACATTTTAGCTAATTTGACATTTTAGCTAATTTAACACAAAAATGACTAGCATTGCTAAAAATGCTGTTACAGGAATTGAGAGAGAGAGAGAGAGAGAGAGAGAGAAAACTAAAACTAAATATATGTAGAAAATAGATGTTTTGTGTGGCAAAATTGAGTCACACAATTCTAACTTCATGGGTATCTATATTGTGTAGGAGACTTTATGCATTAGTGGAGGAAAAGGTGAACCCGCAGAATTGTTGTTGACTTGCTGAATGGTTCTTTTTTCATGTGTGGACTTATTGTCAACATGTATTTTTTCTGAGTTTGTCTTGATTAAGTTCATTTCTTCTCGATTGAAAAATTAGAAAATAAATGTCACAATGACAAATATTCTCTTGTTCTGAATCTAAGTAATTGAAGTTGTGGATCTTGAAGATCTAGCCTCTGATTGATATTCTCCTAACTATTCAAAGGCTGTATCTTATTTTGGAATGATACATATTCTTGGTTGTAATTATATATGATATAAGTTTCTATGGGTTGTTGATATCTGCATGAGATATTTTCAACAGTAAGTCTGTAATTAAAAATTATTAAGTTAGTAAATTCCTTGATTCTGTTTATTTTAATTCAGAAATGTTTTTTTTATGTGTTTGATGTATCTCAGAAGTGTGTGTTGGGTTTATACTAATCCTGGGTGTTTCAGGTTGAGGATGTAATGTCAAAATTTAAAAACTTGCACAGAAAACTTGAGGTGACACCTTCGTCTGTGTCATATGAGAAGCTTATCATCTACTGTTGCGATTCGCTTGAGGTAAAAATTTATTTTTTGACTAAATTGAACTGTAAATTATAGGAGTCGTTTTGCTTTCTGGCAGACTTAAAGAAATCGAGTATCCTGTTTTTTTCAAACCCATTTCCTGGTTTGATGACTGCTTCAACATTTTTCCCCTTCCTTTTTATCTGTCCTCGTTCATTGTAACCTAGGTGCATGTGGCTCTTGAGCTGGTGGATGAGATGATTGAACTGGGTATGACATGTTCGTTGGAGACATTACACTCCATTTTACAAGCTAGTACTGAGAATTGTGACTTTAATCTGGTGAGTAGCAGATTCTACATGTATATATACTGGCCATGTATATTGTATGACTTTTGCCATTTAAAAAAATAAGTATGAATTTTGCTGTTTCTTTTATCCACCAACGTAATAAATCATGACAGTCTGGTGTAGAACAATACATGGTGCTATCTACGATAGTGGTGGGCACCAGAAACTTAAAAACTTTTATAGTTAAAGGACTCTTAGATACTTACCTTAATAGTTATAAGGCTCACGGACAAAGCAAAGACCCTTGCTTTATTGATAAACAGAAAATTAATTCTTACCATAATGGACTATCATCTCCAAACCTTCAGCTTCATTGTCCCATGTCTCATATAAGTTATCTACAAAAAATAACCCAGAACCTATGTCTACTGTGGTCGTTTTTAAAGTTTTGAGTGTAAAAGAATATGGTGAGAACTGAGAAGTCTTTTTTGCTAGTATATATACTTCAGAGTTCCAGTTTAAGGTTCGGGATTGATGTGACTTTAAAAAGAAACTACTGTTTTCTGTGGAAAAAGCAGCTGTGAACTCTTCTTTAAAGAAAAAAAAAAAAAAAAAAAAATAGCTGTGAATTAAAACAGTTTCGTGTTTGGTGACCATTACTTTTAAAGCAGGCAAAAGGTTTGCTTCTAAAATCTGCTGTCCGTGACATGTAATAGTTTTAAAATTGCTGTGAATTAAAATAGTTTTGTGTTTGGTAAATATTAGTTTTAAAATTGCTGCAAAGACAAAAATTATCATTTTCTAGTGTTTTTAATGACAAAAGCATCTAAAAGTTGCTGTCAGTGACTTGTAATTTTTTTTAAAAAGCGGTTTTTCCTTCATTTACCAAACACTATAAAATCTAAAAGGTCAGATAGAAGCTAATTTTTTTTAAAAAGCGAAGTTGTACCAAACTAGGCCTTAATGTTGTGAGCCTCATGTTATGATTTGGACCATGTGACATGATTTTAAAAGTTGATGTATGTTGGAAGACTACTTTGAGATGATTTCTAAAATTATAATAGTGACAATGCTTTGTGTTTCATTGTTATGTGTCTTTTGTCACTTTATTTTCAGGTTCTCCAAATCCATTATGCGATTAGCCGACGCAATTTAAAACCAAATAGCGAAACTTTCAGGAGGATGATAGATCTATGTGTGAGAGTGAACACTATAAAATCTAAAAGGTCAGATAGAAGCTAATTTTTTTAAAAAGCGAAGTTGTACCAAACTAGGCCTTAATGTTGTGAGCCTCATGTTATGATTTGGACCATGTGACATGATTTTAAAAGTTGATGTATGTTGGAAGACTACTTTGAGATGATTTCTAAAATTATAATAGTGACAATGCTTTGTGTTTCATTGTTATGCGTCTTTTGTCACTTTATTTTCAGGTTCTCCAAATCCATTCTGTGATTAGCCGACGCAATTTAAAACCAAATAGCGAAACTTTCAGGAGGATGATAGATCTATGTGTGAGAGTGAATGATGTAAGTCTCTATTCCTTGTTGTCTTCAGCCAAATATATGCAAGGTTCTAACAAACGCTAGGTGCTACTCGGGTTGAACTAGCGCCCAAAGGACTAGTCGGGAGACTCGGCGGTTTTTTTTTAGTATTTTATATTTTTTTGACATATAATTATAGAAATAAAGATATGAAAGGTAT from Fragaria vesca subsp. vesca linkage group LG3, FraVesHawaii_1.0, whole genome shotgun sequence harbors:
- the LOC101296650 gene encoding pentatricopeptide repeat-containing protein At4g04790, mitochondrial-like; translation: MTLSSILRSAIKYKPSSAAAKLFSASVSGAASPPIREINDAESLGKKNKTCDLPRLPVLPHTARPLSREKGMWLFSIQVGYMDKCERSETLKECNQMIKRCIQRAGIATNETGSATQMEAALIIFKSMKDWGLPLEEETYGPLLEYLIDKQMLDYFHNFLEVIENENPSSCSRIRHYQKLFLRKQYDKLVQEQYDAFVSYDGDPKSLLPEPTEDILLVLCGSGQTKDFVQLLDSTDITKFSSVDVARVSRCFERLLLESTAEKVLLEFKACDCAAGNTSILIYRYVLGIPNLTVEDVMSKFKNLHRKLEVTPSSVSYEKLIIYCCDSLEVHVALELVDEMIELGMTCSLETLHSILQASTENCDFNLVLQIHSVISRRNLKPNSETFRRMIDLCVRVNDYSMPSDLDQMPIGARYKIVKAGYFREKNKSRWLKVLKEMKEADVKPDDRIFSLLLH
- the LOC101302340 gene encoding uncharacterized protein LOC101302340; this encodes MDADINSEQRPPQAGEASNEAADWRNDLMPDARQRIVNKIIDTLKRHLPFSGQEGLHELHRIAARFEEKVYAAASSQTDYLRRICIKMLTMEAKKVATSPPSNLERLHVLDANINSGQRPPQGGEALSDADDWRINFMAHSRQRVVVNMIDQRPSQAREASNEAGDWRMDIRPDSRQRIANKILDTLKRHLPFSGQEGLHELHRIAARFEEKVYAAASSQSDYLRKISLKMLTMESRGSGVVPSNLKRRRILAGKPE